GAACACGGACACGGCCGGAATGTTGTCACGAAAGTCCCACAGCCTGAAGGTTGAATCCCGCGAGGCCGTGACGACCAGGCGTTGACTTTGGTGGGCCGAAGCGTGCGTCAGTTCGTGGTCGTGGCCACACAGCGGCTGCAGCGGTTCCCTCGTCTCAACATCCCACAAAATCGCCGTGCGATCCCAGCTGGCCGTGATGACCTGGTCTCCGCCGGGAAGCCAATCTGCCGCGACCACTACGGAAGTGTGTCCGCCCGGGCCGGAAAACTCGCAAATCGGTGTCCTCAGCACGTCGATTCGTTCCTTCTCCTCGTACGGTTCCTCCTCATCGTCCAGCTCTTCTTCGGAGGAATGGCCCTTCCGGGCTGGCGTTTCCCAGTTGACGGCCGCTTGCCAGATGTGTGCCGTGGCGTCACCACTTCCGGTCAGCACCAGATCACGATTCTGGTGAAACTTGATGGAATTGACCGACCCACAGTGGCCCGTATACTGTAGCAAGCACCGTCCGGAATCAATTCCCCAGATTGCCGCGCTGTGATCCGCCGAAGCAGTTCCAATTATGGGTTGGCCAGCCTTCGTGCTGACCTGCCACACTCCGTCCTTGTGGCCGACAAATTCCCGCACCAACGAGCTGACCACCGATTGCGCCTTGAAGCTCGACACTATTCGGCTGGTCTGCGCCCGGATTTTGTGACTAGCTTTGACCTTACTTCCGGCGCTCAGCTTCGATTTGAAGCTCTTGTTGACGCCGGCCCCGTCCGCCTCGTACGAATCCTGCAGCGGCAACAGCCGCTCACCCACCGTCGAATCCCGGGGTGTCCCCGCCACCGCTTCCAGCTTTTCTTGCACTGCAACGAAAATCTCAAATTATTCCCCTGTTTAATAGTATCCGAAAAGTCCAAACTCACAGTTCAAATTCTCCGCGTGCAGCAGCTCAAACTCGCGCTCGATCTGCGCAAACAGTTGGTGCAGCCGCGCCCGGAACGGTTCCTCTTGCTGCTGGTGATGCCCACTTCCGGAGGCCGCCAGCATGTCATCGGCCAGGCTCGACAGCTTCAACGAGCGCTTCGCAGCCATCTTCCCACTCACGACCGAGGAACCACTCGGCGTCTGCGCCAATGCCCCACTTGCGCTTCCCCCAGCAGCTGCTGCCGCGGCGGCCGCCGCCCCAACCGGATTCCCGGAAATACCTACGATGCCACTGTCCAAGGGCATCTTGCTGCTGCTACGTTATGCAAGCCCACAAGCAAAACTTCCTGCTGTTTCGTCACCAAAAATTCCTTCACCCTTGAGGGAAAAACCACAACGTACAACTCACTCACTCGCTGTAGAACCACCTCCCTAGTATTGGAACCGTTGCGGGGACATTCTTCGGCACGGGGGGTGCACGGACACAGAAACCTTAAAATCTGACCAGAAAACGTAgtctgttttgaaaatttcgacacCCCAAAATCTTGAAAAGCCAATTTTCGCAATGCAATCacaactttttcttacttttgacAGCTGGGTGGTGTTTTGGTCACGAAAATGTCGCACAGCTCTGCTGTGTGGTGTGACCTCACCTGAACACTCGCATCTCAAAATCGCAAACGTCAGTCGCGCGGAGAAATATGGCCAAGCTGGTGATATAAACAAAAAGCGCTTTCCTCgccctgtttttacaattttcacctGCTGAAACAATAGTCAAGTGCCGCAAAAGTGTCCCCGAAATGGGTTCGCCACAAGTGACCAACGTGCGGCAGTGGGCGaccctgctgttgctgctggtcATCGCCGCCTCCGTCCAAAACGGTGAGTCAACTTTCCAACTTTCTTTTGTTTGCTTCTGACACGGATTTTCCCTTTCCCTCCTCCAGCCGACTCCCAGCGCATCAAGGACAACATGTACGCGTCCATCAGCGGGGCGCACTGCTTCCGGCGGCTCAACGGAACGCACGTCACCGGGTGCAGCTCGCGGCAGGGCGGATCGATCGGGGTGCTGCACCTGGTGCGGTCCGTGGCGGACATTGACTTTGTGGTGGAGCATCATCCGGCGGGGCCGTACGCGCCGGTCATTCCGCCGCACCTGTTTACGCGGGAGAACATTTTACGGTTGCGGGACCAGGGCGGCGAGCACGTTTCGGCCGTCGTGTTGATTAATAACGCGTCCGAGCTGGTCCAGTACAGCCAAGAGTCGCGCTGTCCGAACCAGTTTAGCGGGTTGATTTCGGGAACGGCGGACAGTTGCAGCGTCGAGCAGCCGGAGAAGAGTTGGAATCCGTGGGGCACGGGACTGCTGCTGGAGGATTTCCCCTTCCCCATCTATTACGTGCCACATCCGGAAGAGATTCAGAAGATGGTGGATTGCTTTGCCAAGTTTAACAACTTTGACCTGGAGTACCAGCATCGGAGGAGTTTGTGCAGCATCGAGATCAAATCGTTCATGTCCGCGGCGGTCGATTCTCGAGTCTGCTTGGCGAGGTCGATATTTTTCAACTCGCTGAATCCGGTCAAATTTTGCGACCCGCTGCAAGGCAAGAACGTCTTTGCGACGCTGTTTCCTCGCGTGCAGGTCAAGCTGGAGGACCGCAAAGTGGACCTGAACGAGCGCATCATTCTGGTTTCGTCCCGCATGGACACGACGACCATGTTCGACGGCGTTGGCGTCGGTGCGATGGACTCGCTGGTCCCGTTCACGGTTCTCGTGTCGGTTTCGCACTTCTTGGCGAAGGTTCTGCCCAAGCGACTGCAGGACGACAATCCGAACGTGCTGTTTATGTTCTTCAACGGAGAGTCGTACGATTACATCGGTTCGCAGCGATTTGTGTACGATCTACAGAAGGGAGCATTCCCCACCAAAGGAGGCCTCACGAATCCTCTCTCGCTGGACAACATCGATCTCATGATTGACCTGGGCACGTTCGACGATCCCAACAACCTCCGAATCTACCACGCGTCAGAGTTGGCCGCCGTGCCTCAAATAGCGCAGGCAATCGACCAAATAAACCGCAAATGGAACCTGAATGTCACCGCAGAGGCACCCGTCCTAACGAAAAACCTCCCGCCAGTATCTTCGCATTCATTCCTGCGTGAAAATGCCTCCTTCCCATCGGTGGTGGTCACTTCCGCCCCAGGAAATCGCTACTACCACTCAATTTACGACGACAGCGAAAATCTCAAGTTCGTCTACGGAAATCACTCCCGCACTCGCGACTTTACCGAGCTCGAAGATCTCCAGCAAACCATCGTAGATTTCCCCACCAACTCCATCCAAATGCGCCTGCGTAACGTCTCAACCCTGCTCGGAATGACGCTCTACGAACTGGTCACCAAAACCGCCTACCCCGGCACGCTCGGAACAAGCCCCTACCTGATTGACGAATTCCTCTACTGTTTCCTCGAATCAGCCGACTGTCCCCTCTTCATGGCCGCCGTCAAGCCGGACTTCCCCCGCCCGttcccaatctcaccccagcgGTACATCAGCGTCCACTCGACGCTCCCCTCGGAGGCATCCAGCTGGACGATCCGTCTGCTCGGCTTCCTCGTGGGACAACCCCTCCCGAACGACACCGCCGCCAACACGTCCCGTGCCGACTGCCAGGCCCTTCACCTGCCCTACAACTGGTTCGCCGGCTATTCCGGCCACGGCGAGTGCCGACTGACCACCCAGAACTTTAGCCAAGCCTCGTCGCCGGCCTTCCTGGACGACGACTACGACTTCCGGTCGGGCCGGTACTCGACCTGGACCGAGTCGACCTGGCGGGAGATGTCGGCGCGGATTTTCCTGCAGCCGGCGGCCAGCCACGAGACGCTGACGCTGTCGATCGGGTTCGTCGTGATGCTGCTGTCGTTTGTGCTGGTTTTCCTGATTAATAGCCGGTCCGAGGTGCTGTTCAACCAGTGCGGAGCGTCCACGGTGCCGTGAGTAgaatgttgtttgtttgtttatttaattaagGAAACTTTTGTCTTGATTATATTGCTCTCGATCGAAATACATATTACGCTCGGAATTTGCcaatgatttaaaatattcaaaagctcAACATATCgtgattttcaaaacataaacattgaaattttaagaatttcaaaaactacaaaaatcgaAGGTCTATAATTCCATGAagcttaaaaattaataaaaaaatataaaagaataaaaataaaatctcgttaaacaaatttttaaaaaatcatatttttatttgaagtttcgaaaaaattaggttttataaatttaaaaaaaaattattaaatattttttttaaattaaatttaaaaaaatacccaatttaaaacaacaatataaaaaaattaaaaaatatgtttaaaatttcaaataaaagaaaacaatcgaaattattttgagatttcaaatttatgttttgcgggctggaactataccctttttcagcctatttctattatcggcctatcagcactttgatcatgaattacagctttcataaagtgtttttgactgttccaaagtaataaatagcttaaataaaagtgagcaagcaactctccattgttgatacatctgaaaatgttgatttaatagcggaaaacggcaaaagtgatgagaattggtcgaacggcttagagtgattaaaatgggtatatttcccctacttgttTTTGGcttattaaaatcaaaacttttgaagtttttttttattttagatttttttaattgtccaaaagtttaaaaattgatttgtcagaccattcacctttcAAAAAACTGTCAAATTCCAAGCAAAATGTACTTTTAAAAACCGTGGAGAATTTTTCCTACCCTCTTGAAAAAAGTGGATCATCAACTCAACAAtttccgtcttccaaatcccctaTCCTTGTCTATGTTGttagtgcatctccagcgcgggtagcaaacatcgaagcaaatcaaatttgcacccgacgtcaaccccaccgcggtacctgtcgcggtagcaaatttgctctcagttcttcgggatttcactttgctacccgCTATTCTGCTGGTTTACTACCGTGGCAAATGGAATGATGCACGAAAAATTGAATcatccacgaaaaaaaaaaccttttttttaaattgtttttttatgcaaacaaataaaaaaatattaaattcgaAAAACAAGCAATGGTCTCAatatctgaataaaaaaaaatgtttaaaaatgcattttacacctggccaattgttttgcaatcattagttttcaaaatatccaagtattttaaagaatttttttttttcgtcgaaaaaacactttttgcggtgctgtacattggaatttcacaaaaattaaagatatttttgatcgatcacagacatgctaaatatggttttaaacgcaggaaaatgcatttccaatggttttcagttggctagacttctatttccttaaaatttttaagtttttgaaaaaatatttttttgccccctgtttTTTCGAATTAATTTTGGGGGGAGTGGGGgggagcgacataaactttgaaaaatatttgcaacggccttaaaaaataaaaaaaataaaatgatttaaaaaattttaaaaaaaattaaaaaatctaaaaaaataaaaaaaaatttaaaaaaattcaataaaattaaaaaaaaaataaaaaataaaaaaaatgattttttttttttaaattaataaaattaaaaaaaaatgttttttttaatttttttttatattaaaaaatattaaaaaaaattaaacagcttaaaaaatattaaaacatttaaaacttttgaatttttaattttttaattttggaattgggtactaaagccctatgtaaatttgtatgtacaacggtaaaaaacacgttaaaaaaccatttctgatcactttttttttttcattttaataaaaaaaaaaattgacgagacaacattttttcgatggatcaactatggtccccttggaacgagctgtcaagtaggagcttttctgtcaagaaggaccgcgaggataatttttcaaaattaatttaaaaatccattttaaactctttgtggtcgtacaaagggtcattgtactcagaaaaataagctttatcgctgtaaacaataatatcagcaatctaagcttcatttttgaacccaattttagaatttttaaatttttgaatttatgaatttataaatttttgaattttagaatttttgaatttttaaatttttgaatttttgaattttttattttgagaatttttgaatttttgaatcatacaTCATATCATACATAGAGCAGACATACAAAAATCTCCGAAacacgcattcaaaactttgcccccggcttgccggtacttgttgggtatcagaaaatgagtacccgacaggtaccgacacatatttttcttctacagatgaacttgagatcaaatttgatacctgctttgctacgcgcggtgggagactcggcaaatggtttaactttcgacatttttgaaaaatgaaattctttgaaattttcaaataggATTACaaagtttaataaacttttagcatttctaggcatgaatcaacacataattattgattttgaaggtaaacggagcaaaaaaagataaaaacccatatttgccccccgcggtgggcttgtttcggtggcaaatttgctaccctagcggtggggatgacggagttttttcaaggtggcaaatttgatctcggttTTCATGAGcagggtgcaaatttgatttgcaccccagcgctggagatgccctaagGTGGAGATGGATGTTACTCGCTTGAGAATATTGCTTGcatcaaattgaatttgaattttattccaCATGTTTTAAAGCACCAAACCACCAAACCAATTGCATTTTTCTTGCAGGATCGCATCGCCCACACAGTGCTAAACGAGACGGGGAGAGGAGCAAAACTTCTGAGACTGTGGCTTAACCAAACTCACAACGCGTGCGCCCGTTGGTCCATATTTCTATAGCTCgcgtttttttattcaagttattagggaaatgcttaaaaaaactcTGCTCTACTTCCATTGTCATCccttaactaaattaaaaatttaatcactCACGCACTCTAATAATTTGTATATTTAGGTATCCCTCATTAATTGATATAAGAAAGCAATGTGTAATAAATTATTGACCAAACCACACACACTAGAAAGCCTCACACGTGCAATATCTGGAACGGCAAAAAGAAACGCCCCCTTCTATCTGCTGGTCGTATTGAATTGGTTGAAATACTCCATTGTTGGCCGGTTTTGGTACAGCTGCCGGTCCATGAACTCCAGCTTGCGCCGTTGCTCGTCCGAGAGTTGCAGGTTCTCAAACCCGACCCTGCCGGCCAGCTCCCTACGCCGTTGGTTCAACTCGCGATCCTTCATCACGACGGTCTGATCGAACTGGTTCGCCAGCCGATCCCAAGCTTCCTTGTTGTTTGCTTCCGCTTGCCGCAGGCGCCTCATCTCTTGCTGCTGCTCCAGCTGGCCATTCCGGATCTGCTCCAGCTCCTCCGGACTCATGCCCTTGTAGCTGTACGGGATGATGCGGTTCGGTCCAAGCGCACTCTTCGCTACCTCCGGGTTCTCCGTCAAGATGTCACTCGACAAATGGTTGTAGATTTCCGCCCGGTTGTCTTCCTCTTCCTGTTGCTTCTTCTGGCGCCGTTCGTACTCCTGCTGATTCATCAACTGCCGGTTGAAGTTGTCCACCGATTCCTTAATCTTCTGCTTCGCGTAACGCTCTTCCGAGGCCAGCTGGTGAACTCGCTGTTCTCGCGCTTCCAACGCTTCCTCCAAAAACCGCTCCCCAGCGATTCGATCCTGCTCGGCCTGCCGTTTCGCCCGTATCTGCTGCTCCAGCCAGGACCGCTGCTGTTGCATCTGCAACCGGCGCCGCTCACGCTCCGTCAGGTCCTCCCCGTCAAACTTTTGCGCGCCGGAAACGCTCAACCGCGGATCGTCATCCCCGACCCGAGCCGGCAGTGCCTTCTTCAGCCCGTCCGGATCGAACAGGTCAAAATCTCGCGACTGTTCCGGCCGCTGATACAACCGCCGAAAGCGGTTCTCTTCGCTGTTGAGCAGATGgcgcagctgctgctgctcgtgcTGCTTCCGATTCACGACCTGGTTCTGGCGCCGCTGCTCCTCGGCAAACTTCCGCTTGCGCTCCTCCTCCGCCTGCAGCTGTTCGTGCTTTTCCTGCAGCTGCTGCTCCAACGCCGTCGTGTCGATCTGTGAAAAGAACTCACTTTTGAAGCGAACCTTCTGGAATCGCGGATCGCGTAAGTTACCCCGATGACCCGTTGGCGGGCGTTGAAGATCCGGGCCCGGCGGGCCTCCTCAGACTGACGGCGACGCTCGATGGCCGCGGCCTCCTTCAGGTCCTGGTGCTTGGTGAAAAGTTGGTCCAGCATCGTGGAGGGAATTCCGATGGGAGGCCACAACCggaaggggtttttttttcggtcaaTCAACTGGAACACAATTCGGTGTTTGAAGCATTTGTCGCGTTTTTAGTAGGTGTGCCATGGTAACGGCGTCGCCGTCGGCGTGAATCGATGGTTGCTTGGTTCGATCGTATTCGGTGGTCGTCTCCAAGGTTATGTTTGCGGAGCACGTGGCGTGAGTGTCGGTATGCGAAGGAAAGGgggaaattgaataaaattgttcatgcttaaatcaatcaaataaaaatttgaaaataattatttattattgttGGAGCATTATAGTAAGCCACGATTTTAAAAGATACAATAAAGATCATTACTTGTCTTAACCTACTACAATACAGACGTATTTCTAataggttatgggcccagaCAGGCACCATAGCGACCGTCGTTAGAAAATCAACAAGTGGAAAATTTTCACCGGAAACTTCAAGAAGTTCTGAAGATGGTTCTGGATGGATCAAGCGGAAGTGGTTCTGGTACTGGTTCTGGCGTAGCTGTTCCAAGCGTTTCCAGTTCAAGCTCCATACCCGTTGGAGAGAGGCTACGTGGACGAGAAAACTATCGATCGTGGGCCTTGGCGATGAAATGGACGTTGATACGGGAAGGAACGTGGAAAGCGGCCGTTGACGTAAAAGAAGGTACTGCAGTAGATCCAGCACTGTCGGAGCGAGCTCTAACGACGATCTGCCTCGGGATTACGCCTGCCAACTACAGTCACGTACAGGACGTTGAGACGGCACGTGAAGCCTGGACGAAGTTGAAGAATGCGTTTTCGGACAGCGGATTGACCCGGAGGATGGGGTTGCTGCGAAAGCTGACTTCGTTGCGGCTGACAGAGTGCAGGACCGTCGAGGAATACGTGAACGAGATAATGTCGACGAAGTACCAGTTGGACCAGATCAACTTCAAGGTCGATGACGACTGGTTGGCAAGTATTCTACTCATGGGGCTGCCGGAGAGTTACGGACCAATGTTGATGGGGTTGGAAGCATCAGGAGCGAAATTGACAGCAGACTTGATCAAGACGAAGATCCTGCAGGACGTGAAGAAAGATGATTACGTGACGTCATCAGGAACCGAAGGAGCTTTTGTGAGTCACCAGAGAAGGCCGGCGAAGGACAAAACGAAGGTGAAGTGCTTCAAGTGCAAGCAAATGGGCCATTTTGCTTCAGAATGCCAGTCAACGGGACCAGTAGAAAGCTCGAACTCGGGGCACCTGAAGACGACGGGCAACTCAGCATTCAGCGTCGGTGCGAGGGCACCAGAAAGCGCGGGTTCGTGGATCGAGGAGCGGCGAATGTTTTGACGAGAACGGTGTCCAGCTCGAAATTGATTGAAGCTAGAAGATATTTGGGAGTTAATAAAATCTAGCTTAAGGGGGGATGTTGGCATTATAGTAAGCCACGATTTTAAAAGATACAATAAAGATCATTACTTGTCTTAACCTACTACAATACAGACGTATTTCTAATAATTATTTGTCAATCATAGCCATTTTCAGCTCTTTTTTTCAGCTATAAAAGGTTTGCAATAGTTTTTGGTTTGCAAAACTTTGTTcggttattatttattttgaaaccaaATAAACAATATCGATTTTGCGTGAATTTATTAATTCCAAtcgaaattatttatttaaagtgtttttttttttatttcgaattcGATCCTAATATTTTCAGCGGAGTTCggtaatcgcaaaaaaaaaacgagattttgtTACGTGATAAGAATGAACGAAAGAGAGTAACTCTCTTTGCTCTGCACGTGCAACCGGAGCTCACGAGAGTAATTTGAAGGAGAGTTTCTCTTTTACTCACTATCTTGCTACAAGAGATCTATAGTTTTGGAGAAATCaatttattgcaaaattttaaatttcaggaaattttacatttgaGTTATAAAGGTATCAACATCACATACAGGACTAGAGGCCACTCTTTTAAAATCAACTTCAAATAGTCACTGCTGCACCGGAAGTAGTCCCTTCTCGTTCAAGTTCAGAATCGAATCGGCAATTACTCTCGCCGAGCTTCGCAAATATCCCCCACTGAGCAGCATCACCAGTGGAACCGACCTTTCCCGGGCCATCGAAAACACAATCTCGTCCCGTTCAATCACTCCCTGCGGGGTAATGTCCAGCACGCCCAGCGGATCCCCCTTCAGCACGTCCGTCCCGGCGTTGTAGATCACAAAGTTGGGCCGAAACTGGTCCATCGACCGGGACAACCCGTCGCGTAACTTCCTCAGATATTCCTCGTCCTCGGTGTGCGGCTTTAGCTCGACCGCCCGCGAAATGGCCAGCTTGGCCTCCTGATCCCGCGGGTAGATCCGGTAGTTGTACATGTCCATGATGAACACGGTGCGGCCGCGTTCCTCAAGCAGGTCCCGCGCGTACCCGTTGCCCTGGTGGGCGTCCAGATCTACGATCATGACGCGCTCGATACCGCGCCCGCTGCCGAGCAGCATGCGCACCGTCAGGGTTATGTCCGCGTACGGACAGAAACCTCCGCCGCGGTCGGCGCTACAATGGTGGAAGCCGCCGCCCAAGTTGATGGCCCACTGGTGACCGCTGGTGGATTCCAGGGCACGCTTGGCCGCAAGCAGCGAACCCGCCGTCTGGAAGCGCATCGGCCGCAGGTAGCTCCGCTGGACAAAGTAGTTTGGCACGAAGAGCAGGGGAGGGATTTCGGCGATTTTGGCCACGTTGAGGCTCCACTTTAGGCTGCCGATGTACCGCTTGGTGTGCACGTCCAGCAGCTCTGCGGTGGTAATCTCCTTTGGTCGGTGGACATCGTCGTCACTGTGGATTAGGTGGCCGGCCTTCAGTAGTCGGAAGATGTTGCCGCCCTTGGCCGCGTCGAACGGGTGCAGTCGCTGGAGGCCGCAGAACCGGACGCCGTATTCTCGTCGGTATACGATGGGAAGCTTTGGTTTGGTGACCGCTTGCTCGTCCTGACTGTCGGAACTGGTTCCGCTCGTGCAGCAGCGGAGTTTGAGGCACATTTTTGTGCGATTTTCAAATCATCGCCGGGGAAGAACTTTAAGCGAACTTTCGTCAGGATGCAATTTTCAAGGTCGCGCGAATGCGCACTGCTGTTCAGGGgagattttgctaaaaagtcgtGTTTTCAACACGGGTtcacaacaaaataaattttaaaattcttaattttcaaaaacatttatttcacaCTAAAATTCCCCCAACCCAACTCAATTGCTGGCGGCCACCTTCTCGTCCTCTCCGTCCGACTCCTCGGCCGCTTCCTCCGCCGCTGCCTTGCCCTTCTTCGGCGCCGCCTTACCCTCGGCCGGAACGTACAGGAACGGGTCAATCTTGAGCGATTCCCCGGACGGTGGACTTTTGAGCAGCACCCGCGTGATGAATTTGCCCTCGCGCTTTGGCCGCATCGTGTTGACGTCCTGCAGCAGGATGGACAGGTTCTGTTCCAGCTTTTGGGCGTCCATCTGGAGCGTTCCGACGCAGGCGCGGATCGTTCCGAAGTCCTTTTGGTTTTCGTCCCGTTCTGCGGAGTACTGGATTCCGTTCGAGTACCGCTCGATCATTTCCGCCAGGTTGGTGCCGAGCGTTCCGAGCCGGGGGTTGGGAAACTTGCTCTTTTTCAGCAGACCACGGATGACGACCAGATCGGGCAGGATGTTGGGATGCGCTAGCACGAACGGGTATTCCGAGAGTTGCAGATCGCCGTTCTGAATCTCCTTGATGAGCTCAACTCCGCCGACGAGAGTTGCACCGGCGTCGGTCGCTTCCTTGAGCGCTTCCTGTCCCTTGGCGAACACGATGATGTTCCGATTTTCACCGTGCTCGAACCGGTTCGGAATGGCCACCATCCGCTGGAAGTTCTCCACGAATCGCGTAATCTTCTCGGCCTGCATGTTCAGCTCGATGTGCGCGTGAAGTGGCGCATTCGGAAGGTTGTACATCGTAGGATGGTGCGTCTCCCGGTGACACCGGATGGCCTCCTCCACCGTGTACACGCGCCACTTGTAGTACTTGCTCACCCAGCAGTTGTCCGTCGGAGTCTGCTTCCAGCTGTCGTCGATGTGCTTGTTGACCTGCTGAAGGTTCAACCTGAAACCAAACAGAAATCCATTACATTCCAGAACCCCCATGACCACCTCCGTCGCCAATCCACACTCACTTTCCCTTGTTCCGCATGTCGTGCCGGATGAAGCCCACCTTCTCGACGACCTTCTTGACTTTGGCCTTGCGCGCCTTCTCGCGCGTGCCCTTGCGGGCGGCCAGATCCAGCGCCGAAACGTGCAGCAGCCGGGCGTTGGTGGCCAGCGCCGACGGGCTGGCCAGCCGGGACAGCACCGAACTTCCGAGGGAGAACATTTTCACCGGCCTGTTTAGATAACACACgaaaaacacttttcaacatgcATGCGAGACTAGCTTGTTAtgacagcgagaactgtcaCGCGCGGGGGAGGTTCAGTTCGGTGCACACGAGAACGCGAAATGAACGGCAAATTTCCCTCCGTGCGCTTCGCGCAGTGTCAACACGCGTTCCAAAACATTTCGAAACATCTTACTGGTCTGAAACTAGGGTGAAATTTCCCagtaacaaaaaatgattttgcgcCACCTAGCGGCCAATCCGGGAACTAAAAATTGGGGCTAATGGTTTTTGTCCTCGCTTCCATTtggtgggggtaatttggaaacTAGGTCCACTGTTGTGCACGCCATCTATATTCGTCTAGCAAAACTTTTGGGAGcagttttctgatatttttgtacTGGGCCAACATTCTAATTGCGCCGTGTCTTCATGGAACCTGCCAATTAATCAAAATTGGTCCGGAAAAGTCGGCCGATATTTCCGAAAAAGTACAACATCAGGGTAAAGGCGATTGAGGTGGCAAAAGGAAGCTGATCGAAGCCGTCGTACGATGACGCACAAAcccaaaaatctgtaaatgGACCTCCCGGAAGCAGATGCTGGTATTAATTGGTGATGGTGCCACAGCTACTTGTCCCAGCGATCGTCTTTAGCAAAGGTATCGGTAAGAGCTGGAATAGTGTTTGTTAATACAAGTTTTGAACAACGTTGGATGATTTC
This is a stretch of genomic DNA from Culex pipiens pallens isolate TS chromosome 1, TS_CPP_V2, whole genome shotgun sequence. It encodes these proteins:
- the LOC120422579 gene encoding WD repeat-containing protein 37 produces the protein MPLDSGIVGISGNPVGAAAAAAAAAGGSASGALAQTPSGSSVVSGKMAAKRSLKLSSLADDMLAASGSGHHQQQEEPFRARLHQLFAQIEREFELLHAENLNLQEKLEAVAGTPRDSTVGERLLPLQDSYEADGAGVNKSFKSKLSAGSKVKASHKIRAQTSRIVSSFKAQSVVSSLVREFVGHKDGVWQVSTKAGQPIIGTASADHSAAIWGIDSGRCLLQYTGHCGSVNSIKFHQNRDLVLTGSGDATAHIWQAAVNWETPARKGHSSEEELDDEEEPYEEKERIDVLRTPICEFSGPGGHTSVVVAADWLPGGDQVITASWDRTAILWDVETREPLQPLCGHDHELTHASAHQSQRLVVTASRDSTFRLWDFRDNIPAVSVFQGHTESVTSTVFTRDDKVVSGSDDRSVKVWELRNMRSALTTIRTDSAVNRLVVSSGGVIAIPHDNRHIRLFDLNGQRIARLPRTSRQGHRRMVSSVAWTEDVSSSSCNLFSCGFDRRVLGWAVCLPPKDN
- the LOC120422578 gene encoding nicastrin — encoded protein: MGSPQVTNVRQWATLLLLLVIAASVQNADSQRIKDNMYASISGAHCFRRLNGTHVTGCSSRQGGSIGVLHLVRSVADIDFVVEHHPAGPYAPVIPPHLFTRENILRLRDQGGEHVSAVVLINNASELVQYSQESRCPNQFSGLISGTADSCSVEQPEKSWNPWGTGLLLEDFPFPIYYVPHPEEIQKMVDCFAKFNNFDLEYQHRRSLCSIEIKSFMSAAVDSRVCLARSIFFNSLNPVKFCDPLQGKNVFATLFPRVQVKLEDRKVDLNERIILVSSRMDTTTMFDGVGVGAMDSLVPFTVLVSVSHFLAKVLPKRLQDDNPNVLFMFFNGESYDYIGSQRFVYDLQKGAFPTKGGLTNPLSLDNIDLMIDLGTFDDPNNLRIYHASELAAVPQIAQAIDQINRKWNLNVTAEAPVLTKNLPPVSSHSFLRENASFPSVVVTSAPGNRYYHSIYDDSENLKFVYGNHSRTRDFTELEDLQQTIVDFPTNSIQMRLRNVSTLLGMTLYELVTKTAYPGTLGTSPYLIDEFLYCFLESADCPLFMAAVKPDFPRPFPISPQRYISVHSTLPSEASSWTIRLLGFLVGQPLPNDTAANTSRADCQALHLPYNWFAGYSGHGECRLTTQNFSQASSPAFLDDDYDFRSGRYSTWTESTWREMSARIFLQPAASHETLTLSIGFVVMLLSFVLVFLINSRSEVLFNQCGASTVPIASPTQC
- the LOC120422580 gene encoding RIB43A-like with coiled-coils protein 2 — its product is MLDQLFTKHQDLKEAAAIERRRQSEEARRARIFNARQRVIGIDTTALEQQLQEKHEQLQAEEERKRKFAEEQRRQNQVVNRKQHEQQQLRHLLNSEENRFRRLYQRPEQSRDFDLFDPDGLKKALPARVGDDDPRLSVSGAQKFDGEDLTERERRRLQMQQQRSWLEQQIRAKRQAEQDRIAGERFLEEALEAREQRVHQLASEERYAKQKIKESVDNFNRQLMNQQEYERRQKKQQEEEDNRAEIYNHLSSDILTENPEVAKSALGPNRIIPYSYKGMSPEELEQIRNGQLEQQQEMRRLRQAEANNKEAWDRLANQFDQTVVMKDRELNQRRRELAGRVGFENLQLSDEQRRKLEFMDRQLYQNRPTMEYFNQFNTTSR
- the LOC120422561 gene encoding histone deacetylase 11 encodes the protein MCLKLRCCTSGTSSDSQDEQAVTKPKLPIVYRREYGVRFCGLQRLHPFDAAKGGNIFRLLKAGHLIHSDDDVHRPKEITTAELLDVHTKRYIGSLKWSLNVAKIAEIPPLLFVPNYFVQRSYLRPMRFQTAGSLLAAKRALESTSGHQWAINLGGGFHHCSADRGGGFCPYADITLTVRMLLGSGRGIERVMIVDLDAHQGNGYARDLLEERGRTVFIMDMYNYRIYPRDQEAKLAISRAVELKPHTEDEEYLRKLRDGLSRSMDQFRPNFVIYNAGTDVLKGDPLGVLDITPQGVIERDEIVFSMARERSVPLVMLLSGGYLRSSARVIADSILNLNEKGLLPVQQ